A single genomic interval of Rhizobium leguminosarum bv. trifolii WSM1325 harbors:
- a CDS encoding ABC transporter related (PFAM: ABC transporter related~SMART: AAA ATPase~KEGG: amino acid ABC transporter) — protein MLEIKNLKLSYGNTQVLNGVDLSVNRGDVVSIIGPSGTGKTTLLKCINYLAKPASGTIAFDQVRMDYQKPDNTAVQAIRLRTAMVFQQFNVFKNMTVIQNVMDPLVVVQRNSKDEARSIALQELERVGLSNKIDSYPSQLSGGQLQRTGIARALAVKPDVMLFDEPTSSLDPELVGEVLKVIRDVTSSGITSLLVTHEMQFAKNISNRIVFMDRGVVAAQGSPAEIFDTPSNPRLAQFLNSEHSIQ, from the coding sequence ATGCTTGAGATCAAAAACCTAAAGCTGTCCTACGGAAACACCCAGGTCCTCAACGGCGTCGATCTCTCGGTGAACCGCGGCGACGTGGTGTCGATCATCGGCCCCAGCGGCACCGGCAAGACGACGTTGCTGAAGTGCATCAATTATCTGGCCAAGCCGGCCTCCGGCACAATCGCCTTCGATCAGGTCAGGATGGACTACCAGAAACCGGACAACACTGCGGTCCAGGCGATCCGGCTGCGGACGGCGATGGTCTTCCAGCAGTTCAACGTCTTCAAGAACATGACCGTCATTCAGAACGTGATGGATCCGCTCGTGGTCGTGCAACGCAATTCGAAGGACGAGGCGCGTTCGATCGCCTTGCAGGAGCTTGAGCGGGTCGGCCTTTCGAACAAGATCGACAGCTACCCGTCCCAGCTTTCCGGCGGCCAGCTGCAGCGGACCGGCATTGCGCGTGCGCTGGCCGTGAAGCCGGATGTCATGCTCTTCGACGAACCGACGTCGTCGCTCGACCCCGAACTCGTCGGCGAGGTTTTGAAGGTGATCAGGGACGTCACGTCGTCCGGCATCACCTCGCTCCTCGTCACCCACGAGATGCAGTTCGCAAAGAACATCTCGAACCGCATCGTCTTCATGGATCGGGGCGTCGTCGCCGCTCAAGGCAGCCCTGCCGAGATCTTCGACACGCCCTCCAACCCGCGCCTTGCCCAGTTCCTGAATTCCGAACACTCCATCCAGTAA
- a CDS encoding short-chain dehydrogenase/reductase SDR (PFAM: short-chain dehydrogenase/reductase SDR~KEGG: bxe:Bxe_A2677 putative short-chain dehydrogenase/oxidoreductase) → MSTHQKIALVTGATRGLGFETARQLGREGVFVLLGARDLAAGQAKAETLRAEGLAIEAIEIDLNRPETIDAAASSIGERFGRLDILINNAGILLLDTDDFPSMASIETLRESYEVNFIGMVIVTQKLLPLIRKAVSGRIVNLSSSVGSLWWTGDANNPSPDVKWLGYAASKAAVNMLTVQLALELKDTPIKVNAVCPGYVMTELNRGGGYITIEDGVRAPVKYALLDDAGPTGQFFNTNGPINW, encoded by the coding sequence ATGTCCACACATCAAAAGATTGCGCTCGTCACCGGCGCGACCCGCGGCCTTGGTTTTGAAACGGCTCGACAGCTCGGCCGGGAAGGCGTCTTCGTCCTTCTCGGCGCACGCGATCTTGCCGCAGGCCAAGCAAAGGCCGAAACATTGCGTGCAGAGGGATTGGCGATCGAAGCGATCGAGATCGACCTCAATCGCCCTGAGACGATCGACGCTGCCGCATCATCGATCGGCGAGCGGTTCGGCAGGCTCGACATCCTGATCAACAATGCGGGAATCCTGCTGCTCGACACCGACGATTTCCCCAGTATGGCGTCCATCGAAACCCTGCGCGAATCCTATGAGGTCAATTTCATCGGAATGGTGATCGTGACCCAGAAACTGTTGCCGCTGATCCGCAAGGCGGTGAGTGGGCGCATCGTCAACCTTTCCAGCAGCGTGGGTTCGCTTTGGTGGACGGGCGATGCAAATAATCCGTCCCCCGACGTCAAATGGCTTGGCTATGCCGCCTCCAAGGCGGCGGTCAACATGCTGACCGTGCAGCTTGCCCTTGAGCTGAAAGATACGCCGATCAAGGTCAACGCGGTCTGCCCCGGCTATGTCATGACCGAATTGAACCGAGGCGGCGGCTACATCACGATCGAAGACGGCGTTCGCGCCCCGGTCAAATATGCTTTGCTTGATGATGCCGGACCGACCGGCCAGTTTTTCAACACCAATGGCCCGATCAACTGGTGA
- a CDS encoding conserved hypothetical protein (KEGG: hypothetical protein), with the protein MSLVNLSLANVIAWLLAAFFFVGAYGNTFVSPEIAADYARWGYPESFHYLTAICEFTTAVMLIFKPLRLYGSLLGSAVMLAAAGTVLFHGEYAHAIPPLVVLGFCGLVAVLTMRRAG; encoded by the coding sequence ATGTCTCTCGTCAACCTATCCCTGGCAAACGTCATTGCCTGGCTGCTTGCAGCCTTCTTCTTCGTCGGCGCCTATGGCAACACTTTCGTCAGCCCCGAAATTGCCGCGGACTACGCCCGCTGGGGCTATCCGGAAAGCTTTCACTATCTGACCGCCATCTGTGAATTCACGACCGCGGTCATGCTCATCTTCAAACCGCTCCGCCTCTACGGTTCACTGCTCGGAAGTGCGGTGATGCTGGCCGCCGCGGGCACGGTTCTGTTCCACGGCGAATATGCTCATGCAATTCCGCCCCTGGTGGTGCTGGGTTTTTGCGGGCTCGTCGCTGTTCTGACGATGAGGCGAGCAGGATGA
- a CDS encoding Redoxin domain protein (PFAM: Redoxin domain protein; alkyl hydroperoxide reductase/ Thiol specific antioxidant/ Mal allergen~KEGG: rec:RHECIAT_CH0001063 putative thioredoxin protein) — translation MTIAIGDKLPAATFKEKTADGPVEITTDQLFAGKRVVLFAVPGAFTPTCSLNHLPGYLENRDTILGKGVDDIAVVAVNDWHVMGAWAQSSGGMGKIHFLADWDAGFTKAVGLDADLSAGGLGLRSKRYSMLVEDGVVKALNVEESPGQATVSGAAAMLEQL, via the coding sequence ATGACCATCGCGATCGGCGACAAGCTTCCTGCCGCCACCTTCAAGGAAAAGACGGCTGACGGCCCGGTCGAAATCACCACCGATCAGCTCTTCGCCGGCAAGCGCGTCGTGCTCTTTGCCGTGCCGGGCGCGTTCACGCCGACCTGCTCGCTGAACCACCTGCCGGGTTATCTCGAAAACCGCGACACCATCCTCGGCAAGGGCGTCGACGACATCGCCGTCGTCGCCGTCAACGACTGGCACGTGATGGGCGCCTGGGCGCAATCATCCGGCGGCATGGGCAAGATCCACTTCCTCGCCGATTGGGATGCCGGTTTCACCAAGGCCGTCGGCCTCGACGCCGACCTCTCCGCCGGCGGCCTCGGCCTTCGCTCCAAGCGTTATTCGATGCTGGTGGAGGACGGCGTGGTGAAAGCCCTCAACGTCGAGGAAAGCCCCGGCCAGGCAACCGTCTCGGGCGCTGCCGCGATGCTGGAACAGCTCTGA
- a CDS encoding uncharacterized peroxidase-related enzyme (TIGRFAM: uncharacterized peroxidase-related enzyme~PFAM: Carboxymuconolactone decarboxylase~KEGG: hypothetical protein), with amino-acid sequence MSEVVHTFTTTVPRWQPYVVPVDFATATDEQHAAMQTTPSNKGISPYVLTLAHDPETLAVRSPLFNLIMYGKDGLAASERELGAVAASVVNRCVYCAAVHASRFNNLTKRTDVIEAVFADGLEATLDEHLQAIFNFSARLSTTPPEAVAADAQALADVGLDELEALDLVLSSAIFGWANRLMHTLGEPMKD; translated from the coding sequence ATGAGCGAGGTCGTCCACACCTTCACCACCACAGTGCCGCGCTGGCAGCCCTATGTCGTTCCGGTCGATTTCGCGACCGCCACCGACGAGCAGCATGCAGCGATGCAGACGACGCCGTCGAACAAGGGCATCTCGCCCTATGTGCTGACCCTGGCGCACGACCCCGAGACGCTCGCGGTCCGCTCGCCGCTGTTCAACCTGATCATGTACGGCAAGGACGGACTGGCAGCCAGCGAGCGCGAACTGGGTGCAGTCGCCGCCTCCGTCGTCAACCGCTGCGTCTACTGCGCCGCCGTCCATGCATCCCGGTTCAACAACCTGACAAAACGCACGGATGTCATCGAAGCCGTGTTCGCCGATGGTCTCGAGGCGACGCTCGACGAGCACCTCCAGGCAATCTTCAACTTTTCAGCCCGACTGTCGACCACGCCGCCCGAGGCGGTCGCGGCCGATGCGCAGGCGCTGGCGGACGTCGGGCTCGACGAGCTTGAGGCTCTCGATCTCGTCCTCTCCTCGGCGATCTTCGGCTGGGCGAACCGCCTGATGCATACGCTCGGCGAGCCGATGAAGGACTAA
- a CDS encoding transcriptional regulator, LysR family (PFAM: LysR substrate-binding; regulatory protein LysR~KEGG: transcriptional regulator protein) produces the protein MSIMHSNSFDIRQLEAFAAVMSAGSVTGAARLLGRSQPAVTRLIQDLEADIGYALLHRSGPRISPTARGLLFHAEVERHLASLAHIRERANAIGLDEPPSLTIAATPSLAAGVLPQAISAVAPDLIPRHLHVQALAAENVVQAVLARSADFGISSLPLEHPGLDVHWIAEASCVVALAANDPLANDDVVRLSDLAERRIITLANPYRLRHRIDEALERAGVAPQRMIDVNASLTALTMVRAGLGVAIVEPATVCGVPLEGIVMRVLDHTIPFLFGAISPAAMPLTPTVAAVIDAARAVALAMPGCRLHDAGGVEALADTVYGGSQMTEDVPS, from the coding sequence ATGTCCATTATGCATTCTAACTCTTTCGATATCCGGCAGCTTGAAGCCTTCGCAGCGGTGATGTCCGCCGGCAGCGTGACCGGGGCGGCGCGACTGCTCGGCCGGTCGCAGCCGGCGGTCACAAGGCTGATCCAGGATCTGGAAGCCGATATCGGTTATGCGCTTTTGCATCGAAGCGGCCCGCGCATCAGCCCGACCGCGCGCGGTCTGCTCTTTCACGCTGAAGTGGAACGCCATCTCGCGAGCCTCGCCCACATCCGCGAACGGGCGAACGCCATCGGTCTCGATGAGCCGCCGTCGCTGACGATCGCCGCCACGCCTTCACTTGCGGCCGGCGTTCTGCCCCAGGCGATTTCGGCCGTCGCGCCGGACCTGATACCGCGTCATCTCCATGTGCAGGCGCTGGCGGCCGAGAACGTCGTGCAGGCCGTGCTCGCCCGCTCGGCGGATTTCGGGATCTCAAGCCTGCCGCTGGAGCACCCCGGCCTCGACGTGCACTGGATTGCCGAAGCGTCGTGTGTCGTCGCTCTCGCCGCCAACGATCCGCTCGCCAATGATGACGTGGTGCGTCTCTCCGATCTCGCCGAGCGCCGCATCATCACGCTCGCTAATCCTTACCGCCTGCGGCACCGCATCGACGAGGCCCTGGAACGGGCGGGTGTGGCGCCGCAACGGATGATCGACGTCAACGCCTCGCTGACGGCCCTGACGATGGTCCGGGCCGGACTGGGTGTCGCCATCGTCGAGCCGGCGACGGTCTGCGGCGTTCCGCTCGAAGGGATCGTGATGCGCGTCCTCGACCACACCATCCCCTTCCTGTTCGGCGCCATCTCGCCTGCCGCGATGCCGCTGACCCCGACGGTCGCCGCCGTGATCGATGCGGCGCGCGCGGTGGCGCTCGCGATGCCCGGTTGCCGGCTGCATGACGCAGGCGGCGTCGAAGCATTGGCCGACACCGTCTACGGCGGTAGCCAGATGACCGAGGACGTGCCGTCATGA
- a CDS encoding FAD-dependent pyridine nucleotide-disulphide oxidoreductase (PFAM: FAD-dependent pyridine nucleotide-disulphide oxidoreductase~KEGG: oxidoreductase protein): protein MSDLSMFPNNLEALEARLRQDLAWLELPAKSWVPPRVVDGQGVVDVVIIGAGMAGLVASAMLKRLGVANHILLDKAPAGSEGPWVTFARMRTLRSPKQLTGPAMGLPALTFRAYYEALHGRDAWIALDRAPRETWMDYLVWYRRVLDLPVRNGVAVDAIRPRADGLLDVVCRHDGRSETTIARHVVLATGRDGLGGPFVPSIAHGIERKFWAHTADPIDFAALRGKRVGVVGAGASAMDNAATALEAGAARLDMFVRRTDLPRINKFTGIGSQGVVHGFAGLPDDWKWRFLDYAMRSQTPPPRPSVLRVSAFPQAHLHLGSPIDRLQQQGDHIVVTTPKGSYPVDFLIFGTGFRVDLKNRPELAAVASHIGLWRDRFPVPADMRNDELETSPDLGEAFEFLEAEPGACPALARIHCFNFPATLSHGKLTGDIPAISEGADRLARGIVRALFVADRERHFADLQAFDTPELLGDEWADDETATFSDLSAERTPTRNA, encoded by the coding sequence ATGAGCGACCTCTCGATGTTTCCGAACAATCTCGAAGCGCTCGAGGCACGCCTGCGGCAGGACCTTGCCTGGCTGGAGCTGCCGGCCAAGTCCTGGGTTCCTCCCCGCGTCGTCGATGGCCAAGGGGTCGTCGACGTCGTGATCATCGGTGCGGGCATGGCCGGGCTCGTGGCCTCCGCCATGCTGAAGCGGCTCGGCGTCGCCAACCACATCCTTCTCGACAAGGCGCCTGCCGGAAGCGAGGGTCCCTGGGTCACCTTCGCCAGAATGCGGACCCTTCGCTCCCCCAAGCAGCTGACCGGGCCGGCAATGGGCCTGCCGGCGCTGACGTTCCGCGCCTATTACGAGGCGCTGCATGGCCGCGATGCGTGGATCGCGCTCGACAGGGCGCCGCGTGAGACATGGATGGATTACCTGGTCTGGTACCGGCGCGTGCTTGACCTGCCGGTACGCAATGGGGTCGCCGTCGATGCGATTCGTCCGCGCGCCGACGGCCTGCTCGATGTCGTCTGCCGTCATGATGGCCGGTCCGAAACGACGATCGCGCGCCATGTGGTGCTGGCAACGGGCCGCGACGGCCTCGGCGGTCCCTTCGTGCCGTCGATCGCCCACGGCATCGAGCGCAAGTTCTGGGCCCATACCGCCGACCCTATCGATTTCGCCGCATTGCGCGGCAAGCGGGTCGGCGTCGTCGGAGCCGGCGCCTCGGCGATGGACAACGCCGCCACCGCGCTCGAGGCAGGTGCTGCCCGGCTTGACATGTTCGTGCGCAGGACCGACCTGCCACGGATCAACAAGTTCACCGGCATCGGCAGCCAGGGCGTGGTGCATGGCTTCGCCGGTCTGCCGGATGACTGGAAGTGGCGCTTTCTCGACTACGCCATGCGCTCGCAGACGCCGCCTCCGCGCCCGAGCGTCTTGCGTGTCAGCGCATTCCCGCAGGCCCATCTTCATCTCGGAAGCCCGATCGATCGATTGCAGCAGCAAGGCGACCATATCGTTGTGACGACGCCGAAAGGCAGCTATCCCGTCGATTTCCTGATCTTCGGCACCGGCTTCAGGGTCGACCTGAAGAACCGGCCGGAACTCGCCGCCGTCGCATCCCATATCGGCCTCTGGCGCGACCGCTTTCCTGTGCCCGCGGACATGCGAAACGACGAGCTTGAAACCTCGCCCGACCTCGGAGAGGCGTTCGAGTTCCTCGAGGCCGAGCCCGGCGCTTGCCCGGCGCTGGCCCGCATTCACTGCTTCAACTTCCCGGCCACGCTCAGCCACGGCAAGCTCACGGGCGATATTCCCGCCATCAGCGAAGGTGCCGACCGGCTCGCGCGCGGCATCGTCAGGGCGCTGTTCGTCGCCGACCGCGAGCGTCATTTCGCCGATCTCCAGGCCTTCGATACGCCCGAGCTGCTCGGAGACGAGTGGGCCGACGACGAGACCGCGACGTTTTCCGACCTATCTGCCGAAAGGACACCGACCCGAAATGCTTGA
- a CDS encoding protein of unknown function DUF179 (PFAM: protein of unknown function DUF179~KEGG: rec:RHECIAT_CH0001061 putative transcriptional regulator protein), with amino-acid sequence MSLLTLKNRRERGFFDGQFLIAMPGMEDRNFARTVIYICAHSDAGAMGFVINRPQSLTFTDVLLHLDMIKQEDSIVLPKRARDFPIQTGGPVESGRGFVLHSDDYASDSSIPVSDDICLTATLDIVRAISKGDGPTRATMLLGYSSWAAGQLESEVVNNGWLTCPANEELIFDRSLDDKYERALAGMGVTAAMLSAEAGHA; translated from the coding sequence ATGTCCTTATTGACGCTGAAGAACAGACGGGAACGTGGCTTCTTCGATGGCCAGTTCCTCATCGCCATGCCGGGCATGGAAGACCGCAATTTTGCGCGCACGGTCATCTACATCTGCGCGCATTCGGATGCCGGCGCCATGGGCTTCGTCATCAACCGGCCACAAAGCCTCACCTTCACCGATGTGCTGCTGCATCTCGACATGATCAAGCAGGAAGATTCGATCGTGCTGCCGAAGCGGGCGCGCGACTTCCCGATCCAGACCGGCGGCCCGGTGGAAAGCGGCCGCGGCTTCGTGCTGCATTCGGACGATTATGCCAGCGACTCCTCGATCCCCGTCAGCGACGACATCTGCCTGACGGCGACGCTCGATATCGTGCGCGCCATCTCCAAGGGCGATGGGCCGACGCGGGCAACGATGCTGCTCGGCTATTCCTCCTGGGCGGCCGGGCAGCTCGAAAGCGAAGTCGTCAACAATGGCTGGCTCACCTGCCCGGCCAATGAGGAATTGATCTTCGACCGCAGTCTCGACGACAAATACGAGCGGGCGCTCGCCGGCATGGGCGTGACCGCTGCGATGCTTTCGGCCGAAGCCGGCCACGCTTAA
- a CDS encoding conserved hypothetical protein (KEGG: ret:RHE_CH00967 hypothetical protein): protein MMVISSGPRRLLIVVVSAVAALLPFYSAHAEMSAWADNEGGRMRLVALAPDAAGKIRAALQIEPKPGWITYWKEPGGNGIPPQITVAAESGVTLDAIAYPVPKHFFNGAIEDIAYDAPVTLPLSLTAAGKGPVAIDAAAFIGICKDICIPFQANLQLKLGPAIQSHPQEEGILQAADARLPKPPSPDFDVTAHAMSPDRKTLSLTLALPGGGPGEGPGEGTDAPDIIVTGPSGHAFTKQIGGKRDGATFKVDVTIGKLPENYDISGKRWGVLVIDGERAMETTLAFQ from the coding sequence ATGATGGTTATTTCCTCAGGCCCGCGCAGGCTTTTGATCGTGGTTGTGTCAGCGGTCGCAGCCCTTCTCCCGTTTTATTCCGCCCATGCGGAAATGAGCGCCTGGGCGGACAACGAGGGCGGCCGCATGCGCCTCGTGGCGCTCGCCCCCGATGCCGCCGGCAAAATCCGCGCCGCCCTTCAGATCGAGCCGAAGCCCGGCTGGATCACCTATTGGAAAGAACCCGGCGGCAATGGCATTCCGCCCCAAATCACTGTCGCGGCGGAAAGCGGCGTCACGCTCGATGCCATCGCCTATCCCGTTCCGAAGCATTTTTTCAACGGCGCGATCGAGGATATCGCCTATGACGCGCCGGTGACGCTGCCGCTGTCGCTGACGGCGGCCGGCAAAGGCCCGGTTGCGATCGATGCTGCCGCCTTCATCGGCATCTGCAAGGATATCTGCATTCCCTTCCAGGCGAATTTGCAGCTGAAGCTTGGCCCCGCCATCCAGTCGCACCCGCAAGAGGAGGGGATCCTTCAGGCCGCCGATGCGAGGCTGCCGAAGCCGCCATCGCCGGATTTCGACGTGACGGCGCATGCGATGTCGCCCGACAGGAAGACGCTGTCGCTGACACTCGCTCTGCCGGGCGGGGGGCCGGGCGAGGGGCCTGGCGAGGGGACGGACGCGCCGGATATCATCGTCACCGGCCCGAGCGGCCATGCCTTCACCAAGCAGATCGGCGGCAAGCGCGACGGCGCCACCTTCAAGGTCGATGTCACCATCGGCAAACTGCCTGAGAATTACGACATATCCGGCAAGCGCTGGGGCGTGCTGGTCATCGACGGCGAGAGGGCGATGGAGACCACACTTGCCTTTCAATGA
- a CDS encoding conserved hypothetical protein (KEGG: nar:Saro_3538 hypothetical protein), whose translation MKPTTDDIVEIDQILSLWAHLVDNHAWDRFGEVFTEDAHFDAGVFGFAPVTGIAAICHMASQDGHATAHHTTNVHVQEGAGDEIVAVSKGLGLLSNGAVASVTYTDRLRRTPEGWRLARRTLALQAPSH comes from the coding sequence ATGAAACCAACGACCGATGACATCGTCGAGATCGACCAGATCCTCTCGCTCTGGGCACACCTCGTCGACAATCATGCGTGGGACAGGTTCGGTGAAGTCTTTACCGAGGATGCACATTTCGACGCGGGCGTTTTCGGCTTTGCGCCGGTCACAGGCATTGCAGCGATCTGCCATATGGCCAGCCAGGACGGCCATGCGACGGCCCATCACACGACGAATGTGCACGTTCAGGAAGGCGCGGGCGACGAAATCGTCGCCGTCTCGAAGGGCCTTGGTCTGTTGTCGAACGGGGCAGTGGCGAGCGTGACCTATACCGACCGGCTGCGGCGGACGCCGGAGGGCTGGCGTTTGGCGCGCCGCACTCTCGCGCTCCAAGCGCCGTCGCATTGA
- a CDS encoding conserved hypothetical protein (KEGG: hypothetical protein) has protein sequence MTLIETLASVRPGSALAEAMGKRAEILRLSEAAHDAVLLPRDPGGLSHGLRAALAARMARHNRSPALASHYDTLVARADEPATALLAEPDTKVSDPRTAEIVRHADRLTVAPRDATRADVEALRQVGVTDADIVRLAELAAFVNYQVRVLAGLKLLGEMR, from the coding sequence TTGACACTCATCGAAACTCTTGCCTCTGTGAGGCCGGGTTCCGCGCTCGCGGAAGCCATGGGCAAACGCGCGGAGATCCTGCGCCTCAGTGAAGCGGCCCACGACGCAGTGCTTCTGCCACGCGATCCCGGCGGGCTGTCGCACGGCCTGAGGGCTGCGCTCGCCGCCCGCATGGCGCGCCACAACCGCAGCCCGGCGCTCGCAAGCCACTACGACACGCTCGTTGCCCGCGCCGACGAACCGGCGACAGCCTTGCTCGCCGAGCCGGACACGAAGGTGTCGGATCCCCGCACCGCCGAGATCGTTCGCCATGCCGACCGGCTCACGGTCGCGCCGCGCGATGCCACGCGCGCTGATGTGGAGGCATTGCGCCAGGTCGGCGTAACCGACGCCGACATCGTCCGGCTCGCGGAGCTTGCGGCTTTCGTCAATTACCAGGTGCGGGTTCTCGCCGGCCTGAAGCTACTCGGAGAAATGCGATGA
- a CDS encoding transcriptional regulator, TetR family (PFAM: regulatory protein TetR~KEGG: bxe:Bxe_A2672 TetR family transcriptional regulator), which yields MGLREDKKDRTRAQLLEAALDLIHKRGFEETTIADIAAAVSVSPRTLLRYFPTKEDVIVSWVQDGMTIVRAELTERLASEPPVVALLAAARAMLLAFDEKSRFFLAIETAIRSNRSISARKEQMIAELIDEVAHILASPDRRSPLPDIVAYTIAGTVFALIRASINSWVDGGAAMSLADLFDRAAGIVHFEQNVT from the coding sequence TTGGGACTTCGGGAAGATAAGAAGGATCGCACGCGAGCCCAGTTGCTCGAGGCCGCGTTGGATCTGATCCACAAGCGTGGATTCGAGGAGACCACCATTGCCGATATCGCTGCCGCCGTCAGCGTGTCGCCCCGCACCCTGCTTCGCTATTTCCCGACAAAGGAGGATGTGATCGTCAGCTGGGTGCAGGATGGCATGACGATCGTCCGTGCGGAACTGACGGAGCGGCTCGCCTCGGAGCCGCCGGTTGTCGCACTTCTTGCTGCCGCGCGGGCGATGCTTTTGGCGTTCGATGAAAAGTCGCGTTTCTTTCTCGCCATCGAGACGGCGATCCGCTCCAACAGGAGCATTTCCGCGCGAAAAGAACAGATGATCGCCGAACTGATCGACGAAGTCGCCCATATTCTCGCCTCGCCGGACAGACGGTCTCCGCTCCCTGATATTGTCGCCTATACGATCGCGGGAACGGTTTTCGCGCTCATTCGGGCATCGATAAACAGTTGGGTGGATGGCGGAGCGGCAATGTCACTCGCCGATCTCTTCGATCGCGCCGCCGGTATCGTCCACTTCGAACAAAATGTCACTTAG
- a CDS encoding extracellular solute-binding protein family 3 (PFAM: extracellular solute-binding protein family 3~SMART: extracellular solute-binding protein family 3~KEGG: amino acid ABC transporter): MSSIKSTSRRTFGLAVAGVAFALATAGLSHAEDVRTIKIATAAESKPLSWGAIGVEPQGYEPDVLKAINAKLPQYKFVMEGAADIAQETGLATGKYDIATGGYYRAPAREKQFLLPESPIGASLIKIYSRKDSGINEMKDLVGKKIVPVTAGGGIYKFATAWQEKNPDFKIEITASSAGIPYPDRLKEVENGKYDALVLPSNLGEQTVIDQQKLDVKASEPVAINNTFVLIHRSEENKALSADIDKALKELKADGTLAKLSQKWFGEDITTYMK; the protein is encoded by the coding sequence ATGTCTTCCATCAAGTCGACTTCCCGCCGCACCTTCGGCCTCGCTGTCGCCGGCGTTGCCTTTGCCCTCGCAACCGCGGGCCTATCGCATGCCGAGGACGTGCGCACCATCAAGATCGCGACGGCTGCCGAATCCAAGCCGCTCTCCTGGGGTGCCATCGGCGTCGAGCCGCAGGGTTACGAGCCCGACGTCCTGAAGGCGATCAACGCCAAGCTGCCCCAGTACAAATTCGTCATGGAGGGTGCTGCCGACATCGCTCAGGAGACCGGCCTCGCCACCGGCAAGTACGACATCGCGACCGGCGGCTACTACCGGGCGCCCGCTCGCGAAAAGCAGTTCCTCCTTCCGGAGAGCCCGATCGGCGCCAGCCTGATCAAGATCTACAGCCGCAAGGACAGCGGCATCAACGAAATGAAGGATCTCGTCGGCAAGAAGATCGTGCCCGTGACGGCCGGCGGCGGCATCTACAAGTTCGCCACTGCCTGGCAGGAAAAGAACCCCGACTTCAAAATCGAGATCACCGCATCCAGCGCCGGCATTCCCTATCCGGATCGCCTGAAAGAGGTGGAGAACGGCAAATACGACGCGCTGGTTCTGCCGTCCAACCTCGGCGAGCAGACGGTCATCGACCAGCAGAAGCTCGACGTCAAGGCGAGCGAGCCGGTCGCGATCAACAATACCTTTGTCCTGATCCATCGCTCCGAGGAGAACAAGGCGCTCTCCGCAGACATCGACAAGGCTCTGAAGGAGCTCAAGGCCGACGGCACGCTCGCCAAGCTCTCGCAGAAATGGTTCGGCGAGGACATCACCACCTACATGAAGTAA